A region of Panicum virgatum strain AP13 chromosome 8N, P.virgatum_v5, whole genome shotgun sequence DNA encodes the following proteins:
- the LOC120686114 gene encoding probable bifunctional methylthioribulose-1-phosphate dehydratase/enolase-phosphatase E1 isoform X2 codes for MASCCETEAAAVTTEAYLAGAAVREARELVAELCRHFYAPGWVTGTGGSITVKVNDPAVPLADRLIVMSPSGVQKERMVAADMYVFSADGKVLSEPAAKPWPNKPPKCTDCAPLFMKAYQMRGAGAVIHSHGIETCIASMLDPGAKEFRMTHMEMLKAIKGHGYRDELVIPIIENTPYEYELTDSLSEAIAAYPKATAVLVRNHGIFVWGDSWISAKTQAESYHYLLDAAIKLYQLGIDWTTPEHGPVNRAKRSRSILNPGIPNECHAAEPLKVNNSLLPIIFGATCVVLDIEGTTTPISFVTDVMFPYARDNVRKHLTSTFYSEETKEDIKLLRVQIEDDLRNGIPGAVPVPPDEAGKEEVINSLVANVESMIEADWKGHIWRTGFEREEIHGVIFEDVPEALKNWNSRNIKVYIYSSGSREAQRLLFGNTEHGDLRPFLCGYFDTTIGNKKETRSYFEIAQTLRVDSPSQILFITDVFQEAIAAKNAGFEVVISIRPGNAPVPENHGFRTIKSLSEVCER; via the exons ATGGCGTCCTGCTGCGAGACGGAGGCGGCTGCGGTGACGACGGAGGCGTACCTGGCGGGGGCGGCAGTGCGGGAGGCGCGGGAGCTGGTGGCGGAGCTGTGCCGGCACTTCTACGCGCCGGGCTGGGtcaccggcaccggcggcaGCATCACCGTCAAGGTCAACGaccccgccgtgccgctcgccgacCGCCTCATCGTCATGTCGCCCTCCG GCGTACAGAAGGAGAGGATGGTGGCAGCGGACATGTATGTTTTTTCTGCGGATGGGAAGGTGCTCTCTGAACCAGCAGCAAAGCCATGGCCAAACAAGCCTCCTAAGTGTACAGACTGTGCTCCTCTGTTCATGAAG GCGTATCAGATGAGAGGAGCTGGGGCCGTCATTCACAGCCATGGAATTGAGACTTGCATCGCGTCAATGCTCGATCCTGGTGCAAAGGAATTCAGG ATGACTCATATGGAAATGCTTAAAGCAATCAAAGGCCATGGCTATCGTGATGAATTGGTTATTCCTATTATCGAGAATACTCCTTATGAGTATGAGCTCACTGACTCCCTAAGTGAGGCG ATTGCAGCATACCCAAAGGCAACTGCTGTCCTTGTACGGAACCATGGAATATTTGTCTGGGGTGACTCCTGGATCAGTGCAAAGACACAA GCTGAAAGCTACCATTATCTTTTAGATGCAGCCATCAAGCTCTATCAATTAGGTATTGATTGGACAACTCCCGAACATGGTCCAGTAAACCGTGCGAAGAGATCACGCAGCATTTTGAACCCTGGAATTCCTAACGAATGTCATGCTGCTGAACCATTAAAGGTTAATAACTCACTGCTCCCAATAATTTTTGGAGCAACG TGTGTTGTACTTGACATTGAGGGCACAACAACTCCAATATCGTTTGTGACTGATGTTATGTTTCCTTATGCCCGTGATAATGTGCGAAAGCATCTGACTTCCACATTTTATTCTGAAGAAACCAAAGAGGACATCAAATTACTGCGAGTTCAA ATTGAAGATGATTTAAGAAATGGAATTCCTGGGGCTGTTCCAGTTCCCCCCGATGAGGCTGGCAAAGAAGAGGTTATCAACTCATTGGTGGCCAATGTTGAATCAATGATTGAAGCAGACTGGAAG GGTCATATATGGAGGACTGGATTTGAAAGGGAGGAAATTCATGGAGTTATCTTTGAGGATGTTCCTGAGGCACTAAAGAACTGGAATTCTCGTAACATAAAG GTTTACATATACTCAAGTGGCAGTAGAGAAGCACAAAGGCTCCTGTTCGGCAATACAGAGCATGGTGACCTGAGGCCGTTCCTGTGTGGGTATTTTGATACCACAATTGG aaacaaaaaagaaaccAGGAGCTATTTTGAGATAGCTCAAACACTTAGGGTTGACAGTCCATCTCAAATCTTATTCATAACTGATGTCTTCCAAGAAGCCATTGCCGCAAAAAACGCTG GTTTCGAGGTGGTAATCTCCATTCGTCCAGGAAATGCTCCGGTTCCTGAGAATCATGGTTTCCGCACAATCAAATCATTGAGTGAGGTCTGCGAACGATGA
- the LOC120686114 gene encoding probable bifunctional methylthioribulose-1-phosphate dehydratase/enolase-phosphatase E1 isoform X4, with amino-acid sequence MASCCETEAAAVTTEAYLAGAAVREARELVAELCRHFYAPGWVTGTGGSITVKVNDPAVPLADRLIVMSPSGVQKERMVAADMYVFSADGKVLSEPAAKPWPNKPPKCTDCAPLFMKAYQMRGAGAVIHSHGIETCIASMLDPGAKEFRMTHMEMLKAIKGHGYRDELVIPIIENTPYEYELTDSLSEAIAAYPKATAVLVRNHGIFVWGDSWISAKTQAESYHYLLDAAIKLYQLGIDWTTPEHGPVNRAKRSRSILNPGIPNECHAAEPLKVNNSLLPIIFGATCVVLDIEGTTTPISFVTDVMFPYARDNVRKHLTSTFYSEETKEDIKLLRVQIEDDLRNGIPGAVPVPPDEAGKEEVINSLVANVESMIEADWKVTSLKQLQGHIWRTGFEREEIHGVIFEDVPEALKNWNSRNIKVYIYSSGSREAQRLLFGNTEHGDLRPFLCGYFDTTIGFRGGNLHSSRKCSGS; translated from the exons ATGGCGTCCTGCTGCGAGACGGAGGCGGCTGCGGTGACGACGGAGGCGTACCTGGCGGGGGCGGCAGTGCGGGAGGCGCGGGAGCTGGTGGCGGAGCTGTGCCGGCACTTCTACGCGCCGGGCTGGGtcaccggcaccggcggcaGCATCACCGTCAAGGTCAACGaccccgccgtgccgctcgccgacCGCCTCATCGTCATGTCGCCCTCCG GCGTACAGAAGGAGAGGATGGTGGCAGCGGACATGTATGTTTTTTCTGCGGATGGGAAGGTGCTCTCTGAACCAGCAGCAAAGCCATGGCCAAACAAGCCTCCTAAGTGTACAGACTGTGCTCCTCTGTTCATGAAG GCGTATCAGATGAGAGGAGCTGGGGCCGTCATTCACAGCCATGGAATTGAGACTTGCATCGCGTCAATGCTCGATCCTGGTGCAAAGGAATTCAGG ATGACTCATATGGAAATGCTTAAAGCAATCAAAGGCCATGGCTATCGTGATGAATTGGTTATTCCTATTATCGAGAATACTCCTTATGAGTATGAGCTCACTGACTCCCTAAGTGAGGCG ATTGCAGCATACCCAAAGGCAACTGCTGTCCTTGTACGGAACCATGGAATATTTGTCTGGGGTGACTCCTGGATCAGTGCAAAGACACAA GCTGAAAGCTACCATTATCTTTTAGATGCAGCCATCAAGCTCTATCAATTAGGTATTGATTGGACAACTCCCGAACATGGTCCAGTAAACCGTGCGAAGAGATCACGCAGCATTTTGAACCCTGGAATTCCTAACGAATGTCATGCTGCTGAACCATTAAAGGTTAATAACTCACTGCTCCCAATAATTTTTGGAGCAACG TGTGTTGTACTTGACATTGAGGGCACAACAACTCCAATATCGTTTGTGACTGATGTTATGTTTCCTTATGCCCGTGATAATGTGCGAAAGCATCTGACTTCCACATTTTATTCTGAAGAAACCAAAGAGGACATCAAATTACTGCGAGTTCAA ATTGAAGATGATTTAAGAAATGGAATTCCTGGGGCTGTTCCAGTTCCCCCCGATGAGGCTGGCAAAGAAGAGGTTATCAACTCATTGGTGGCCAATGTTGAATCAATGATTGAAGCAGACTGGAAGGTTACATCATTGAAACAACTCCAG GGTCATATATGGAGGACTGGATTTGAAAGGGAGGAAATTCATGGAGTTATCTTTGAGGATGTTCCTGAGGCACTAAAGAACTGGAATTCTCGTAACATAAAG GTTTACATATACTCAAGTGGCAGTAGAGAAGCACAAAGGCTCCTGTTCGGCAATACAGAGCATGGTGACCTGAGGCCGTTCCTGTGTGGGTATTTTGATACCACAATTGG GTTTCGAGGTGGTAATCTCCATTCGTCCAGGAAATGCTCCGGTTCCTGA
- the LOC120686114 gene encoding probable bifunctional methylthioribulose-1-phosphate dehydratase/enolase-phosphatase E1 isoform X3: MASCCETEAAAVTTEAYLAGAAVREARELVAELCRHFYAPGWVTGTGGSITVKVNDPAVPLADRLIVMSPSGVQKERMVAADMYVFSADGKVLSEPAAKPWPNKPPKCTDCAPLFMKAYQMRGAGAVIHSHGIETCIASMLDPGAKEFRMTHMEMLKAIKGHGYRDELVIPIIENTPYEYELTDSLSEAIAAYPKATAVLVRNHGIFVWGDSWISAKTQAESYHYLLDAAIKLYQLGIDWTTPEHGPVNRAKRSRSILNPGIPNECHAAEPLKCVVLDIEGTTTPISFVTDVMFPYARDNVRKHLTSTFYSEETKEDIKLLRVQIEDDLRNGIPGAVPVPPDEAGKEEVINSLVANVESMIEADWKVTSLKQLQGHIWRTGFEREEIHGVIFEDVPEALKNWNSRNIKVYIYSSGSREAQRLLFGNTEHGDLRPFLCGYFDTTIGNKKETRSYFEIAQTLRVDSPSQILFITDVFQEAIAAKNAGFEVVISIRPGNAPVPENHGFRTIKSLSEVCER; the protein is encoded by the exons ATGGCGTCCTGCTGCGAGACGGAGGCGGCTGCGGTGACGACGGAGGCGTACCTGGCGGGGGCGGCAGTGCGGGAGGCGCGGGAGCTGGTGGCGGAGCTGTGCCGGCACTTCTACGCGCCGGGCTGGGtcaccggcaccggcggcaGCATCACCGTCAAGGTCAACGaccccgccgtgccgctcgccgacCGCCTCATCGTCATGTCGCCCTCCG GCGTACAGAAGGAGAGGATGGTGGCAGCGGACATGTATGTTTTTTCTGCGGATGGGAAGGTGCTCTCTGAACCAGCAGCAAAGCCATGGCCAAACAAGCCTCCTAAGTGTACAGACTGTGCTCCTCTGTTCATGAAG GCGTATCAGATGAGAGGAGCTGGGGCCGTCATTCACAGCCATGGAATTGAGACTTGCATCGCGTCAATGCTCGATCCTGGTGCAAAGGAATTCAGG ATGACTCATATGGAAATGCTTAAAGCAATCAAAGGCCATGGCTATCGTGATGAATTGGTTATTCCTATTATCGAGAATACTCCTTATGAGTATGAGCTCACTGACTCCCTAAGTGAGGCG ATTGCAGCATACCCAAAGGCAACTGCTGTCCTTGTACGGAACCATGGAATATTTGTCTGGGGTGACTCCTGGATCAGTGCAAAGACACAA GCTGAAAGCTACCATTATCTTTTAGATGCAGCCATCAAGCTCTATCAATTAGGTATTGATTGGACAACTCCCGAACATGGTCCAGTAAACCGTGCGAAGAGATCACGCAGCATTTTGAACCCTGGAATTCCTAACGAATGTCATGCTGCTGAACCATTAAAG TGTGTTGTACTTGACATTGAGGGCACAACAACTCCAATATCGTTTGTGACTGATGTTATGTTTCCTTATGCCCGTGATAATGTGCGAAAGCATCTGACTTCCACATTTTATTCTGAAGAAACCAAAGAGGACATCAAATTACTGCGAGTTCAA ATTGAAGATGATTTAAGAAATGGAATTCCTGGGGCTGTTCCAGTTCCCCCCGATGAGGCTGGCAAAGAAGAGGTTATCAACTCATTGGTGGCCAATGTTGAATCAATGATTGAAGCAGACTGGAAGGTTACATCATTGAAACAACTCCAG GGTCATATATGGAGGACTGGATTTGAAAGGGAGGAAATTCATGGAGTTATCTTTGAGGATGTTCCTGAGGCACTAAAGAACTGGAATTCTCGTAACATAAAG GTTTACATATACTCAAGTGGCAGTAGAGAAGCACAAAGGCTCCTGTTCGGCAATACAGAGCATGGTGACCTGAGGCCGTTCCTGTGTGGGTATTTTGATACCACAATTGG aaacaaaaaagaaaccAGGAGCTATTTTGAGATAGCTCAAACACTTAGGGTTGACAGTCCATCTCAAATCTTATTCATAACTGATGTCTTCCAAGAAGCCATTGCCGCAAAAAACGCTG GTTTCGAGGTGGTAATCTCCATTCGTCCAGGAAATGCTCCGGTTCCTGAGAATCATGGTTTCCGCACAATCAAATCATTGAGTGAGGTCTGCGAACGATGA
- the LOC120686114 gene encoding probable bifunctional methylthioribulose-1-phosphate dehydratase/enolase-phosphatase E1 isoform X6 — MASCCETEAAAVTTEAYLAGAAVREARELVAELCRHFYAPGWVTGTGGSITVKVNDPAVPLADRLIVMSPSGVQKERMVAADMYVFSADGKVLSEPAAKPWPNKPPKCTDCAPLFMKAYQMRGAGAVIHSHGIETCIASMLDPGAKEFRMTHMEMLKAIKGHGYRDELVIPIIENTPYEYELTDSLSEAIAAYPKATAVLVRNHGIFVWGDSWISAKTQAESYHYLLDAAIKLYQLGIDWTTPEHGPVNRAKRSRSILNPGIPNECHAAEPLKVNNSLLPIIFGATCVVLDIEGTTTPISFVTDVMFPYARDNVRKHLTSTFYSEETKEDIKLLRVQIEDDLRNGIPGAVPVPPDEAGKEEVINSLVANVESMIEADWKVTSLKQLQGHIWRTGFEREEIHGVIFEDVPEALKNWNSRNIKVSRW, encoded by the exons ATGGCGTCCTGCTGCGAGACGGAGGCGGCTGCGGTGACGACGGAGGCGTACCTGGCGGGGGCGGCAGTGCGGGAGGCGCGGGAGCTGGTGGCGGAGCTGTGCCGGCACTTCTACGCGCCGGGCTGGGtcaccggcaccggcggcaGCATCACCGTCAAGGTCAACGaccccgccgtgccgctcgccgacCGCCTCATCGTCATGTCGCCCTCCG GCGTACAGAAGGAGAGGATGGTGGCAGCGGACATGTATGTTTTTTCTGCGGATGGGAAGGTGCTCTCTGAACCAGCAGCAAAGCCATGGCCAAACAAGCCTCCTAAGTGTACAGACTGTGCTCCTCTGTTCATGAAG GCGTATCAGATGAGAGGAGCTGGGGCCGTCATTCACAGCCATGGAATTGAGACTTGCATCGCGTCAATGCTCGATCCTGGTGCAAAGGAATTCAGG ATGACTCATATGGAAATGCTTAAAGCAATCAAAGGCCATGGCTATCGTGATGAATTGGTTATTCCTATTATCGAGAATACTCCTTATGAGTATGAGCTCACTGACTCCCTAAGTGAGGCG ATTGCAGCATACCCAAAGGCAACTGCTGTCCTTGTACGGAACCATGGAATATTTGTCTGGGGTGACTCCTGGATCAGTGCAAAGACACAA GCTGAAAGCTACCATTATCTTTTAGATGCAGCCATCAAGCTCTATCAATTAGGTATTGATTGGACAACTCCCGAACATGGTCCAGTAAACCGTGCGAAGAGATCACGCAGCATTTTGAACCCTGGAATTCCTAACGAATGTCATGCTGCTGAACCATTAAAGGTTAATAACTCACTGCTCCCAATAATTTTTGGAGCAACG TGTGTTGTACTTGACATTGAGGGCACAACAACTCCAATATCGTTTGTGACTGATGTTATGTTTCCTTATGCCCGTGATAATGTGCGAAAGCATCTGACTTCCACATTTTATTCTGAAGAAACCAAAGAGGACATCAAATTACTGCGAGTTCAA ATTGAAGATGATTTAAGAAATGGAATTCCTGGGGCTGTTCCAGTTCCCCCCGATGAGGCTGGCAAAGAAGAGGTTATCAACTCATTGGTGGCCAATGTTGAATCAATGATTGAAGCAGACTGGAAGGTTACATCATTGAAACAACTCCAG GGTCATATATGGAGGACTGGATTTGAAAGGGAGGAAATTCATGGAGTTATCTTTGAGGATGTTCCTGAGGCACTAAAGAACTGGAATTCTCGTAACATAAAG GTTTCGAGGTGGTAA
- the LOC120686114 gene encoding probable bifunctional methylthioribulose-1-phosphate dehydratase/enolase-phosphatase E1 isoform X1 — translation MASCCETEAAAVTTEAYLAGAAVREARELVAELCRHFYAPGWVTGTGGSITVKVNDPAVPLADRLIVMSPSGVQKERMVAADMYVFSADGKVLSEPAAKPWPNKPPKCTDCAPLFMKAYQMRGAGAVIHSHGIETCIASMLDPGAKEFRMTHMEMLKAIKGHGYRDELVIPIIENTPYEYELTDSLSEAIAAYPKATAVLVRNHGIFVWGDSWISAKTQAESYHYLLDAAIKLYQLGIDWTTPEHGPVNRAKRSRSILNPGIPNECHAAEPLKVNNSLLPIIFGATCVVLDIEGTTTPISFVTDVMFPYARDNVRKHLTSTFYSEETKEDIKLLRVQIEDDLRNGIPGAVPVPPDEAGKEEVINSLVANVESMIEADWKVTSLKQLQGHIWRTGFEREEIHGVIFEDVPEALKNWNSRNIKVYIYSSGSREAQRLLFGNTEHGDLRPFLCGYFDTTIGNKKETRSYFEIAQTLRVDSPSQILFITDVFQEAIAAKNAGFEVVISIRPGNAPVPENHGFRTIKSLSEVCER, via the exons ATGGCGTCCTGCTGCGAGACGGAGGCGGCTGCGGTGACGACGGAGGCGTACCTGGCGGGGGCGGCAGTGCGGGAGGCGCGGGAGCTGGTGGCGGAGCTGTGCCGGCACTTCTACGCGCCGGGCTGGGtcaccggcaccggcggcaGCATCACCGTCAAGGTCAACGaccccgccgtgccgctcgccgacCGCCTCATCGTCATGTCGCCCTCCG GCGTACAGAAGGAGAGGATGGTGGCAGCGGACATGTATGTTTTTTCTGCGGATGGGAAGGTGCTCTCTGAACCAGCAGCAAAGCCATGGCCAAACAAGCCTCCTAAGTGTACAGACTGTGCTCCTCTGTTCATGAAG GCGTATCAGATGAGAGGAGCTGGGGCCGTCATTCACAGCCATGGAATTGAGACTTGCATCGCGTCAATGCTCGATCCTGGTGCAAAGGAATTCAGG ATGACTCATATGGAAATGCTTAAAGCAATCAAAGGCCATGGCTATCGTGATGAATTGGTTATTCCTATTATCGAGAATACTCCTTATGAGTATGAGCTCACTGACTCCCTAAGTGAGGCG ATTGCAGCATACCCAAAGGCAACTGCTGTCCTTGTACGGAACCATGGAATATTTGTCTGGGGTGACTCCTGGATCAGTGCAAAGACACAA GCTGAAAGCTACCATTATCTTTTAGATGCAGCCATCAAGCTCTATCAATTAGGTATTGATTGGACAACTCCCGAACATGGTCCAGTAAACCGTGCGAAGAGATCACGCAGCATTTTGAACCCTGGAATTCCTAACGAATGTCATGCTGCTGAACCATTAAAGGTTAATAACTCACTGCTCCCAATAATTTTTGGAGCAACG TGTGTTGTACTTGACATTGAGGGCACAACAACTCCAATATCGTTTGTGACTGATGTTATGTTTCCTTATGCCCGTGATAATGTGCGAAAGCATCTGACTTCCACATTTTATTCTGAAGAAACCAAAGAGGACATCAAATTACTGCGAGTTCAA ATTGAAGATGATTTAAGAAATGGAATTCCTGGGGCTGTTCCAGTTCCCCCCGATGAGGCTGGCAAAGAAGAGGTTATCAACTCATTGGTGGCCAATGTTGAATCAATGATTGAAGCAGACTGGAAGGTTACATCATTGAAACAACTCCAG GGTCATATATGGAGGACTGGATTTGAAAGGGAGGAAATTCATGGAGTTATCTTTGAGGATGTTCCTGAGGCACTAAAGAACTGGAATTCTCGTAACATAAAG GTTTACATATACTCAAGTGGCAGTAGAGAAGCACAAAGGCTCCTGTTCGGCAATACAGAGCATGGTGACCTGAGGCCGTTCCTGTGTGGGTATTTTGATACCACAATTGG aaacaaaaaagaaaccAGGAGCTATTTTGAGATAGCTCAAACACTTAGGGTTGACAGTCCATCTCAAATCTTATTCATAACTGATGTCTTCCAAGAAGCCATTGCCGCAAAAAACGCTG GTTTCGAGGTGGTAATCTCCATTCGTCCAGGAAATGCTCCGGTTCCTGAGAATCATGGTTTCCGCACAATCAAATCATTGAGTGAGGTCTGCGAACGATGA
- the LOC120686114 gene encoding probable bifunctional methylthioribulose-1-phosphate dehydratase/enolase-phosphatase E1 isoform X5 → MVAADMYVFSADGKVLSEPAAKPWPNKPPKCTDCAPLFMKAYQMRGAGAVIHSHGIETCIASMLDPGAKEFRMTHMEMLKAIKGHGYRDELVIPIIENTPYEYELTDSLSEAIAAYPKATAVLVRNHGIFVWGDSWISAKTQAESYHYLLDAAIKLYQLGIDWTTPEHGPVNRAKRSRSILNPGIPNECHAAEPLKVNNSLLPIIFGATCVVLDIEGTTTPISFVTDVMFPYARDNVRKHLTSTFYSEETKEDIKLLRVQIEDDLRNGIPGAVPVPPDEAGKEEVINSLVANVESMIEADWKVTSLKQLQGHIWRTGFEREEIHGVIFEDVPEALKNWNSRNIKVYIYSSGSREAQRLLFGNTEHGDLRPFLCGYFDTTIGNKKETRSYFEIAQTLRVDSPSQILFITDVFQEAIAAKNAGFEVVISIRPGNAPVPENHGFRTIKSLSEVCER, encoded by the exons ATGGTGGCAGCGGACATGTATGTTTTTTCTGCGGATGGGAAGGTGCTCTCTGAACCAGCAGCAAAGCCATGGCCAAACAAGCCTCCTAAGTGTACAGACTGTGCTCCTCTGTTCATGAAG GCGTATCAGATGAGAGGAGCTGGGGCCGTCATTCACAGCCATGGAATTGAGACTTGCATCGCGTCAATGCTCGATCCTGGTGCAAAGGAATTCAGG ATGACTCATATGGAAATGCTTAAAGCAATCAAAGGCCATGGCTATCGTGATGAATTGGTTATTCCTATTATCGAGAATACTCCTTATGAGTATGAGCTCACTGACTCCCTAAGTGAGGCG ATTGCAGCATACCCAAAGGCAACTGCTGTCCTTGTACGGAACCATGGAATATTTGTCTGGGGTGACTCCTGGATCAGTGCAAAGACACAA GCTGAAAGCTACCATTATCTTTTAGATGCAGCCATCAAGCTCTATCAATTAGGTATTGATTGGACAACTCCCGAACATGGTCCAGTAAACCGTGCGAAGAGATCACGCAGCATTTTGAACCCTGGAATTCCTAACGAATGTCATGCTGCTGAACCATTAAAGGTTAATAACTCACTGCTCCCAATAATTTTTGGAGCAACG TGTGTTGTACTTGACATTGAGGGCACAACAACTCCAATATCGTTTGTGACTGATGTTATGTTTCCTTATGCCCGTGATAATGTGCGAAAGCATCTGACTTCCACATTTTATTCTGAAGAAACCAAAGAGGACATCAAATTACTGCGAGTTCAA ATTGAAGATGATTTAAGAAATGGAATTCCTGGGGCTGTTCCAGTTCCCCCCGATGAGGCTGGCAAAGAAGAGGTTATCAACTCATTGGTGGCCAATGTTGAATCAATGATTGAAGCAGACTGGAAGGTTACATCATTGAAACAACTCCAG GGTCATATATGGAGGACTGGATTTGAAAGGGAGGAAATTCATGGAGTTATCTTTGAGGATGTTCCTGAGGCACTAAAGAACTGGAATTCTCGTAACATAAAG GTTTACATATACTCAAGTGGCAGTAGAGAAGCACAAAGGCTCCTGTTCGGCAATACAGAGCATGGTGACCTGAGGCCGTTCCTGTGTGGGTATTTTGATACCACAATTGG aaacaaaaaagaaaccAGGAGCTATTTTGAGATAGCTCAAACACTTAGGGTTGACAGTCCATCTCAAATCTTATTCATAACTGATGTCTTCCAAGAAGCCATTGCCGCAAAAAACGCTG GTTTCGAGGTGGTAATCTCCATTCGTCCAGGAAATGCTCCGGTTCCTGAGAATCATGGTTTCCGCACAATCAAATCATTGAGTGAGGTCTGCGAACGATGA